The following coding sequences lie in one Fusarium poae strain DAOMC 252244 chromosome 1, whole genome shotgun sequence genomic window:
- a CDS encoding hypothetical protein (BUSCO:51765at5125), translating to MSNQAVGSVYKAIIDEVINSSRVDFEESGVEESVLEELRQGWQRKLTQLDVAGFPWDPKPDPPPAQAPPPAMAAAQTHAQAQFSPHPGNPTGLSLPGMAQPQAQNGVKPEGSYVKTESPVPIKQEPGLQGNPMAYQQYANPNINMNDKNNVAANRAAQQLQAQYGQRAAGSINALHQQQQPHPQQGQQQQQPALPQQQQTHHQQQQQQPGQQPNLTQQQQHQQQMYRQQMAAATAHQQQQHPSNGQPHIQNGQTDGAGDVEDYEGVLMQRAASGDFRELGRVEIDRMLHEQILAKAKSMEGGGLMVPLKEATRHSSASISRKAKGKQPAAFDGGDDDEEDDDDAINSDLDDPEDDRDDDDVDDEGLGNIMLCMYDKVQRVKNKWKCTLKDGVLTVNGKEYVFHKATGEYEW from the exons ATGTCGAACCAGGCCGTCGGCAGCGTCTATAAGGCCATTATTGACGAGGTTATCAACAGCTCGCGAGTTGATTTCGAAGAGAGTGGCGTTGAAGAGTCTGTGCTGGAAGAGCTGCGACAG GGATGGCAGCGAAAGCTCACCCAACTTGATGTCGCCGGGTTTCCTTGGGATCCCAAGCCCGACCCCCCTCCTGCACAAGCACCACCACCTGCTATGGCAGCTGCTCAGACTCATGCCCAAGCTCAGTTCTCGCCTCATCCTGGCAACCCGACCGGCCTTTCGCTGCCAGGAATGGCTCAGCCTCAGGCCCAGAATGGAGTCAAGCCGGAAGGCAGCTATGTCAAAACTGAGTCTCCCGTGCCCATCAAGCAAGAGCCTGGTTTACAGGGTAACCCGATGGCGTATCAACAGTACGCCAACCCCAACATAAACATGAACGACAAGAACAACGTGGCTGCCAACCGCGCTGCCCAACAATTGCAGGCTCAATATGGCCAGCGTGCTGCAGGCTCCATCAACGCTTTgcatcagcaacaacaaccacaCCCCCAGCAGggtcagcagcagcagcaaccagCTCTGCCCCAGCAGCAACAGacacatcatcaacagcaacagcaacagcctgGCCAACAGCCGAACCTGacccaacaacaacaacaccaacagcaGATGTATCGTCAGCAGATGGCCGCAGCAACTGCccaccaacaacagcagcacccCTCTAATGGCCAACCCCACATCCAAAATGGCCAGACTGACGGTGCTGGCGACGTGGAAGACTATGAGGGCGTGCTGATGCAGCGGGCTGCTTCTGGTGATTTCCGCGAACTTGGGCGGGTTGAGATCGACCGCATGCTGCACGAACAGATTCTTGCCAAGGCTAAGAGTATGGAGGGTGGCGGCCTCATGGTTCCCCTGAAGGAAGCCACCCGACACTCGTCGGCTTCGATATCACGCAAGGCCAAGGGAAAGCAACCGGCCGCGTTTGACGGAGgtgatgacgacgaagaagacgacgacgacgccATTAATTCGGACCTTGACGATCCCGAGGATGAccgcgatgatgatgatgttgacgaCGAGGGACTCGGCAACATCATGCTTTGCATGTATGATAAGGTTCAGCGTGTCAAAAACAAGTG GAAGTGCACACTCAAAGATGGAGTCTTGACAGTCAACGGCAAGGAGTATGTTTTCCACAAGGCCACCGGTGAATATGAGTGGTAG
- a CDS encoding hypothetical protein (TransMembrane:1 (i7-25o)~CAZy:GH47) gives MLLRSRALVLVVGLSTLILFCYWASKTPEYVGPRYGHGPYNHNQKHGWPVKASLWRQDQDDNYYWKTVKVNYPHTASQPLPTSPPVTYPKVQATFPKFSISAAELRRERQQAVKATFTRCWNSYKKHAWMADELSPVSAGQVNPFGGWAATLVDSLDTLWIMDMHDEFKEAVAAVDKIDFTQTELKEVNVFETNIRYLGGFLAAFELSEDMRLLRKAVQVGDMIYKAFDTPNHMPITRWKFHEAGQGNNQVAGGVLVAEIGSLCMELTRLSQLTGDPKWFDASQTIMDLLAAQQDSTKLPGQWPLTVDAKSEIFNQGTTFTLGAMADSVYEYLPKMAALMGGQLPVYQTMYEKAVDSALELNLFRPMTPENRDILVSGQIRAKDKDGSTSFELESQGQHLVCFLGGMLALGGRLFNRQQDVDAAAKLAKGCIYTYEAFPHGIMPETFVMVPCDSKDQCEWDEKRWREEVLREAKINEGDAAQIDAIIKDERLPKGFTRIPDRRYILRPEAIESVFMMYRVTGENEYTEHAWTMFKAIEEATKTELANTAVWDVTVAGEKPRAVDSMESFWMGETLKYFYLIFSDPDLINLDEYVFNTEAHPLRRLVA, from the coding sequence ATGCTCCTCCGCAGCAGAGCTCTCGTCCTAGTCGTCGGCCTATCAACCCTGATCCTCTTCTGCTATTGGGCTAGTAAGACCCCTGAATACGTTGGCCCCCGATATGGACACGGCCCctacaaccacaaccaaaaGCACGGCTGGCCCGTAAAGGCTTCCTTGTGGAGGCAAGACCAGGATGATAACTACTACTGGAAGACTGTCAAGGTCAACTATCCTCACACAGCTTCACAACCACTGCCTACCTCCCCTCCCGTTACCTATCCCAAGGTCCAGGCTACCTTTCCCAAGTTCAGCATAAGTGCTGCCGAGCTGCGACGCGAGCGCCAGCAAGCAGTCAAGGCGACATTTACAAGATGTTGGAACTCTTACAAGAAGCATGCCTGGATGGCTGATGAACTCAGCCCCGTCTCGGCTGGCCAGGTCAACCCATTCGGCGGATGGGCTGCTACTCTCGTTGACTCTCTCGATACCCTCTGGATTATGGACATGCACGACGAGTTCAAAGAAGCCGTTGCTGCCGTGGATAAAATCGACTTTACTCAGACAGAACTCAAAGAAGTCAATGTTTTTGAGACAAACATACGTTATCTCGGCGGCTTCCTAGCCGCCTTTGAGCTGAGTGAAGACATGCGTCTGCTCCGAAAGGCAGTCCAGGTCGGCGACATGATATACAAGGCTTTCGACACGCCAAACCACATGCCCATCACGCGTTGGAAATTCCATGAAGCTGGCCAAGGCAACAATCAGGTTGCTGGCGGGGTTCTCGTTGCTGAGATTGGAAGCTTGTGTATGGAGCTCACTCGTCTTTCACAACTTACGGGAGATCCCAAGTGGTTTGATGCTTCACAAACTATCATGGACCTATTGGCGGCACAGCAAGACTCAACCAAGCTCCCGGGTCAATGGCCTCTGACTGTTGATGCCAAGAGCGAGATCTTTAACCAAGGAACAACCTTCACTCTTGGTGCCATGGCTGACTCCGTCTACGAATATCTACCCAAGATGGCGGCGCTGATGGGTGGTCAGCTACCCGTCTACCAAACCATGTACGAAAAGGCCGTGGACTCGGCACTGGAACTCAACCTGTTTCGACCCATGACGCCTGAAAACAGAGATATTCTCGTTTCTGGACAAATACgtgccaaggacaaggacggAAGCACTTCTTTCGAGCTTGAAAGCCAAGGCCAACATCTAGTGTGCTTCCTGGGAGGTATGCTGGCGTTGGGCGGACGGCTATTCAATCGCCAACAGGATGTGGACGCCGCAGCCAAGCTTGCAAAGGGTTGCATCTATACATACGAGGCCTTTCCTCACGGCATCATGCCTGAGACCTTCGTGATGGTCCCCTGTGATTCCAAGGACCAATGTGAATGGGACGAGAAGCGATGGAGAGAGGAGGTTCTCAGGGAAGCCAAGATTAATGAGGGCGATGCAGCGCAAATAGACGCCATCATAAAAGACGAGCGCCTCCCTAAGGGCTTCACTCGCATTCCTGATCGTCGATACATTCTCCGCCCTGAGGCTATTGAGAGCGTCTTTATGATGTACCGGGTCACAGGTGAAAATGAGTATACTGAGCACGCGTGGACCATGTTTAAGGCGATTGAGGAAGCGACCAAAACAGAGCTTGCGAATACGGCCGTGTGGGATGTGACTGTCGCAGGAGAGAAGCCTCGCGCAGTAGATTCCATGGAATCGTTCTGGATGGGCGAGACGCTCAAATACTTTTATCTCATCTTTAGCGATCCGGATCTGATCAACCTGGATGAGTATGTGTTCAATACCGAGGCGCATCCTCTGAGACGACTGGTCGCTTAA
- a CDS encoding hypothetical protein (BUSCO:13450at5125), whose product MASVTLSTPVKSHKGLFTARTAGGRMPLTPSPRQQASTTNVLPINLNSSPFTPERQSSNDFKPSGRSTYGGNLMAHLARSTTSSHRDSPKSNIARVVHTPRKALELGVSDYTLTGTGNSKTPSNKKGVRSKVAKTTINYAGDRFIPNRSTSSAISNAGSGKLDVPDRQRSKTNTVESSNVLSAAADEALAALESLNINDDDEPDNYSRPSPNTVAYQDSLANACGVSLNTRILEFKPAAPESSKPIDLRQQYNRPLRSTTTTSAQIRRRIATAPERVLDAPGLVDDYYLNLLDWSSGNQVAIGLERNVYVWSADEGSVSCLLETTPDTYVSSVKWSGDGAYVSVGLGTGEVQIWDVAEGQKIRSMFGHDTRVGVMGWNKHLLSTGARSGLVYNHDVRIAEHKVAELISHTSEVCGLEWRSDGAQLATGGNDNLVSIWDARSLSVPKFTKTNHKAAVKALSWCPWNMNLLATGGGSYDRHIHFWNSTSGARVNSIDTGSQVTSLRWSPHHREIVSSSGFPDNSLSIWSYPTLVRTVEIPAHESRVLHSCLSPDGQMLATAAADESLKFWKIFEKKAGATASIGSSGASSKASMAKQMTIR is encoded by the exons ATGGCTTCAGTGACATTGTCAACTCCTGTCAAGTCCCACAAGGGACTTTTCACAGCCCGTACCGCTGGCGGACGGATGCCTCTGACCCCTTCTCCCCGTCAGCAGGCATCGACCACCAACGTGCTGCCTATCAACCTCAACTCTTCTCCTTTCACCCCCGAGAGACAGTCCAGCAATGACTTCAAACCATCCGGCCGTTCTACTTACGGCGGTAACCTCATGGCACACCTCGCTCGATCTACCACATCCTCTCATCGCGACTCCCCCAAGTCCAACATCGCCCGTGTTGTTCATACCCCTCGTAAAGCCCTTGAGCTTGGCGTCTCTGACTACACTCTCACCGGAACTGGCAACAGCAAGACACCTTCAAACAAGAAGGGTGTCCGTTCCAAGGTTGCCAAGACTACCATAAACTATGCTGGCGACCGATTCATCCCTAACCGTAGTACAAGCTCTGCCATCTCCAATGCTGGCTCTGGTAAGTTGGATGTTCCAGACAGACAACGATCCAAGACCAACACTGTTGAGAGCTCCAATGTCCTctccgccgccgccgatGAGGCTCTGGCTGCTCTTGAGAGCCTGAACAtcaacgatgatgatgaacccGACAACTATTCTCGACCTTCCCCTAACACTGTTGCTTACCAAGACTCCCTTGCCAACGCCTGCGGCGTGAGCCTCAACACTCGTATCCTCGAGTTTAAGCCCGCCGCTCCCGAGTCATCCAAGCCGATCGACTTGCGACAACAGTACAACCGACCTCTCAGGTCCACCACCACAACCTCCGCCCAGATCCGTCGCCGCATCGCTACTGCCCCTGAACGTGTTCTTGACGCTCCCGGCCTCGTTGATGACTACTACCTCAACTTGCTCGACTGGAGCTCTGGCAACCAGGTTGCCATCGGTCTTGAGCGCAACGTCTATGTTTGGTCTGCGGATGAGGGTAGCGTCAGCTGTCTCCTCGAGACCACCCCCGACACCTACGTTAGCAGCGTCAAGTGGTCTGGTGATGGTGCCTATGTCAGTGTTGGTCTCGGAACCGGCGAGGTCCAGATCTGGGATGTCGCTGAGGGTCAGAAGATCCGAAGCATGTTCGGTCACGACACCCGCGTTGGTGTTATGGGTTGGAACAAGCACCTTCTCTCCACTGGTGCCCGCAGTGGCCTTGTCTACAACCACGATGTTCGCATCGCTGAGCACAAGGTTGCCGAGCTCATCTCCCACACTTCCGAGGTTTGCGGTCTTGAGTGGCGCTCCGATGGTGCCCAGCTCGCTACTGGCGGCAACGACAACCTCGTCTCCATCTGGGATGCCCGATCTCTGTCTGTCCCCAAGTTCACCAAGACCAACCACAAGGCTGCCGTCAAGGCCCTCTCTTGGTGCCCCTGGAACATGAACCTCCTTGCTACTGGTGGTGGCTCTTACGATCGCCACATCCACTTCTGGAACTCCACCTCGGGTGCTCGCGTCAACAGCATCGACACTGGCTCTCAGGTTACTTCTCTCCGCTGGAGCCCTCACCACCGTGAGATTGTCAGCTCAAGCGGTTTCCCCGACAACTCTCTGAGCATCTGGAGCTACCCTACCCTTGTCCGAACTGTCGAGATCCCTGCCCACGAGAGCCGAGTCCTCCACAGCTGCCTCAGCCCTGACGGTCAGATGCTTGCTACTGCTG CTGCTGATGAGAGTCTCAAGTTCTGGAAGATCttcgagaagaaggctggtGCCACCGCCAGTATTGGTTCTTCTGGTGCTTCTAGCAAGGCCTCCATGGCCAAGCAGATGACGATCCGATAA
- a CDS encoding hypothetical protein (BUSCO:7696at5125), which yields MAQPSTPGQSIFGGPVAATTQGFGAGNQALTVTTSLQPTPPSAASSNNTYIMPNSPAKGRSVADGYRPKVTRTLGQRPACLVNASVTYCGNNQIYAFGGFDQYTDEVYNHVLRLDLISHQWSLVDNYGDIPGVRMGHTATLYQGNKLLVFGGENEHRTYLSDLIVFDLKTAHWTQPLVSGPIPKGRARHAAVLHEDKLFIIGGITGQNNYVLDDICYLDLKTFTWSKSWRFVGRFDHSAYIWGDRVWVFGGLSEDMDKISDLWWLDLKGSPQFDSRPQMGLFDRGSMSTRANNSPRPPYTMPQTPVVGTSGYAANSRTAQVNPPSHQLKTYAPLAPGSISALKFMSGPSIPSQGSGLHYHAYSSGTLLDFVTPAATLTSRECSLSALDLSTLRWTKLAGGREIFKAGYRWHYCCMNEDGTKSWLLGCLTDPAAADIGPNGYEEYLSDIMEIDLRRYGFLGDNLTPEPRSESRPSAMTRAMDQPSKGLGSDLAKLFNQPPETGSGTDFIITALAGDYEDDDALTSSMTRKDKTSQNQGWLSADAPTSQPIHVHKLILQARWPHFARLYNAQMAEFHTKKMHIPEPYSVVKAFLYYLYTDSIRGTLDSNSDATMALSDVAGLLVMSNIYNIPHLRLLCVNRLAKELDVDHACIIWYCAGLANEEWLRKRAAGFCMIHWGRVVRTQGFVRLPRTALVELSQEVDMEGRVVGGEELEWGDMNDSMGHDARKESISSNQAQTIEDDTDDDDGMDINSS from the exons ATGGCTCAACCTTCAACCCCCGGACAGTCCATCTTTGGCGGGCCTGTCGCCGCAACAACGCAGGGTTTTGGCGCTGGCAACCAGGCGTTAACGGTCACGACTTCGCTGCAACCAACGCCGCCTTCGGCAGCGTCCTCCAACAATACATACATCATGCCAAACTCCCCTGCAAAAGGCCGCAGCGTCGCCGATGGATACCGCCCCAAAGTCACCCGCACGCTAGGCCAAAGACCCGCTTGTCTAGTCAATGCTTCAGTGACGTATTGCGGAAACAATCAGATATACGCTTTTGGTGGATTTGACCAGTACACCGATGAAGTGTACAATCATGTACTACGGCTGGATCTCATCAGCCACCAATGGAGCCTCGTCGACAATTATGGCGACATTCCCGGGGTGCGAATGG GGCATACTGCGACTTTGTACCAAGGAAACAAACTCCTAGTCTTCGGCGGCGAGAACGAACATCGAACTTATTTGTCAGATCTCATCGTATTCGACCTCAAAACCGCGCACTGGACGCAACCACTTGTCTCAGGCCCAATACCCAAAGGCAGAGCGAGACATGCCGCTGTCTTGCACGAAGACAAGCTTTTCATTATTGGTGGTATAACAGGCCAGAACAACTATGTGTTGGACGATATTTGCTACCTTGACTTGAAAACATTCACCTGGTCCAAGTCATGGCGCTTCGTTGGAAGGTTCGATCACTCGGCATACATCTGGGGTGATCGCGTTTGGGTGTTTGGAGGTCTGAGTGAGGACATGGACAAGATTAGCGATCTGTGGTGGTTAGATTTGAAGGGAAGCCCGCAGTTTGACTCTCGGCCTCAAATGGGCCTATTCGACCGGGGTTCTATGTCAACCCGAGCTAACAACTCTCCACGACCTCCATACACCATGCCACAGACTCCTGTCGTTGGCACCTCGGGGTATGCCGCCAACTCCCGAACCGCGCAGGTCAACCCACCTTCCCACCAGTTAAAGACGTATGCACCCTTGGCACCAGGATCCATATCTGCGCTTAAGTTCATGTCTGGTCCGTCGATTCCATCGCAGGGCTCTGGTCTACACTACCATGCCTACTCATCCGGTACACTTCTTGATTTCGTGACACCTGCCGCTACTCTTACATCGAGAGAATGTTCCCTATCTGCATTAGATTTGAGTACTCTTCGCTGGACGAAGCTGGCTGGGGGACGTGAGATCTTCAAAGCGGGTTACAGGTGGCATTACTGCTGTATGAACGAGGATGGAACTAAATCTTGGCTACTGGGTTGTCTAACAGACCCTGCTGCGGCTGATATAGGACCCAATGGCTACGAAGAGTATCTCAG TGATATCATGGAAATTGATCTCCGACGATACGGCTTTCTTGGCGACAATTTGACACCAGAACCACGCTCAGAGTCAAGACCATCTGCCATGACCAGAGCCATGGATCAACCTTCCAAGGGGTTGGGTTCGGATCTTGCGAAACTTTTCAATCAACCGCCCGAGACAGGCAGCGGAACTGACTTTATTATTACGGCACTGGCTGGTGAttatgaagatgacgatgctcTTACTTCCAGCATGACCCGAAAAGACAAAACATCACAGAACCAGGGCTGGCTCTCAGCAGATGCACCAACCTCACAGCCCATTCATGTCCATAAGCTCATATTGCAGGCTCGCTGGCCTCACTTTGCGCGCCTTTACAACGCTCAGATGGCCGAATTCCACACCAAGAAGATGCATATCCCGGAGCCTTACAGTGTAGTCAAGGCCTTCCTCTACTACCTCTACACAGATAGTATTCGTGGCACCTTGGACAGCAATAGTGACGCTACCATGGCCCTCTCTGACGTGGCGGGCCTTTTGGTCATGTCCAATATCTACAACATCCCTCACCTTCGTTTACTGTGCGTAAATCGTCTAGCCAAAGAGCTCGACGTCGACCATGCTTGCATAATATGGTACTGCGCGGGACTCGCTAATGAAGAGTGGTTGCGCAAACGAGCCGCAGGATTTTGCATGATCCATTGGGGTCGAGTTGTCCGTACTCAAGGCTTCGTCCGCCTGCCACGTACCGCACTTGTCGAGCTTTCCCAAGAGGTCGACATGGAGGGACGTGTCGTTGGTGGAGAAGAGCTTGAGTGGGGTGACATGAACGACAGCATGGGGCATGATGCTCGTAAGGAAAGTATTAGCAGTAACCAAGCACAGACAATTGAGGATGACacggatgatgacgacggcATGGACATAAACTCAAGTTGA